Genomic window (Comamonas endophytica):
CGGCCAGCAAGGCCGTGGCGAGGGTCCAGTGAGAGCGCGATGTCATTGCTTGTCTTCCTTGAGAGATCGATTTGGCTTTTTGCGGCATTCTCGGCACGCCCCGCTATATGGTCCAATACTTTTTCAATCGCCAATTGATAGGTTTTTCATCTCAATGGATCTGCGCCGTCTCAATTACTTCATTGCCGTGGCCCAGGAACTGAACTTCAGCCGCGCCGCCGAGCGCCTGCACATCAGCCAGCCGCCGCTGAGCCAGCAGATCCAGGCGCTGGAGGCCGAGCTGGGCGTGCTGCTGCTCGAGCGTTCGCGGCGTTCGGTGGCGCTGACCCAGGCGGGCCGGGTGTTCCTGGCGCACGCCTTGCGCATCACCGAGCAATACGCGCTGGCCAGGCGCCAGGCGCAGATGGCGCATTCCGGCGTGGCCGGTCGCATCCGCCTGGCATTCACCGCTTCGGTGCCGCTGTTCCCGGGCTTTCCGCAGTTGCTGCAGGGCTTTCGCCAGGCCTATCCGCATATCGAGGTGGTCTTGCGCCACCTGTCCACCGGCGAGCAGCTCGAAGCGCTGCTGCAGGGCGAGATCGATGTCGGCCTGCTGCGCCCCTCCCCGCATCTGCGCACGCCCGAGGCGCTGCGCGCGAGCTCTGGCGCGACGAGCTGGTGGTCGCAATGGCGGCCAGCCATCCGCTCGCGGGCCAGGACATGGCGCCCATCGCGCTGCAGGAGCTGGCCGGCGAGCCCTTCGTGCTGCAGCCGCCGACGCTGGGCTGCGGCCTGTCGGAGCATATCGCGCTGCTCACCAGCCGCGCCGGATTCACGCCGCAGATAGCCCAGGAAAGCAGCGAGACCGCCACCACGCTGGCCCTGGTGGCCGCCCACATCGGGGTATCGATCGTCCCCAGCAGCTACTGCGGCATCCGCCCGGCCGGCGTGCACTTTCGTCCACTGGCGGGCCAGGGCGGCCGATCGTGCATCCTGGCAGCAGTGCGCAGCAAGGAAAGCGATGCCTGCGTGCAGACCTTCGTCGAGCTGCTCCACGCCGACACGGGGCTGGATGTGGCGACGGCCTGAGTGAAAGAGCAGGCGGCCATCGCCATGGCTGGCAAACCATCCGCCGCGGCAGGGCCTATCGCGCGGCGCCTGGATGCCGCGGTCTACCATCAGGAATGTATTGCGCGCCGTTGCCGCGGTGCGCAAAAGCGCAGAAGGCGCTAGCCCTGGTCTGCGCCGATTTCTCCATCCGGCTAGCGTGCCCGTCCCATGCCATGGGAGGTCCAACATGCACCGATGCCCATGCCGCTTCGTCCCGGACTATGTGCTCGACCGCCTGGCCAGCGACCAGACGCTTTCCAAGGAGACCTGTGAGCGTGTCGCATATACCGCGCGCCTGACCCAGCATTTTTGCGACATCCGCAAGCAGAACATCCGGCTTGCCGGATTCCTGATGGAAAACCAGTGGATGGCGGAGCTCACCAGCAATCCCGAAGTGACGCTGTTCGACTGCCGGCAGACCGTGAGCCTGCCCGGCCTGCAGATCAAGGACCCGGCCAATTCGAAGGATCCCACGGTGCAGCGCACCCACAGCGAAACCGACCTGATGGGCACCTTCCTGCGCGAGGTGTTCGCGCGCAACTCGATCGACAACGCGGGAATGACGCTGATGTCGGCGGTGCACTATGGCAAGAAATACAACAACGCCATGTGGAACGGGCTGCAGATGATCTATGGCGACGGCGACGGCGAGCTGTTCCTGAGCTTCGCTTCGGGCATCGACGTGATCGGGCACGAACTGGCGC
Coding sequences:
- a CDS encoding M4 family metallopeptidase gives rise to the protein MHRCPCRFVPDYVLDRLASDQTLSKETCERVAYTARLTQHFCDIRKQNIRLAGFLMENQWMAELTSNPEVTLFDCRQTVSLPGLQIKDPANSKDPTVQRTHSETDLMGTFLREVFARNSIDNAGMTLMSAVHYGKKYNNAMWNGLQMIYGDGDGELFLSFASGIDVIGHELAHGLTQYTLQLEYDDEPGGLNESLSDCFGTMFRQWRLNHDAKRADWLVGSDIIGPRTRERGYTCMRDMCEPDAKHCLAPQPTHYGQLKPGQHPHSGSGPPNLAFCTACKLVGGNSWENIGRIWYQAMAKTGLAPRMGMAQFAAKTREQAADLFGKDSLAEAAVDAGWKKVGL